Part of the Anaerolineales bacterium genome is shown below.
GTCCTCTTTGCGATCGCCGTACACCAGCGCCTCACCCGATTCGACATCGCGCACCGCGACCCGGGCCAGCGGATCGTGGGGTTCGTGCGCGTCGGAACACTCCGACGAATAAGCCAACCTGGACTCATCTGACGAGAGGTCGAATCCGCCGATACACGCTTCCCCGCGGAAGGATTTCACCAATTCACCGTCGGCCGTGTTCCACACGGTAACGTCGGCGTAGCCCGTGTCGGCGAAGTAGCGGCTGCCGTCTGCGGTGAACACGATCTTCTCGACCTTGAATGGATTGGATTGTTCGAAATAATTCACACGCTCGAAATCCGCCAGCCGCCACACTCCGAGCTGGTTGCGCTGGCCACCGACGGCGAGCAGGCTTCCATCCGGCGAGAAGGCGAGCGCGGAAGCACCTCTTTCGTAGGACGAGAAACTACGTGCCAGCTCCCAGCTCCCCACATCCCAAAGAGCGACCTCCCCATTCTGCGAACACGAAGCCAGCCATTCGCCGTCCGGTGAAAAGGCGACGTCGGTCACGATCGCCGTATGGAAATCCAGCGGCGGAAGCAATTGCTCCTCCTGAAAATCCCACAGGCGTACGTCGACCTCCGGATCGCCCCACTGCGAGATGGCCAGGTAGCGGCCGTCTTTGGAAAGATCGAGCGCCGCTATGATCGTCTTCATGCCGGTTTCGATCCGGGTGCTGACGGCGAGCTGCTCCACGTTGTCGATGCCGATGGGAATCACCGCTGGTTCCTCAGGCACGGGCTCCGGAGTTGGTTCCTGTGTCGGTTCCTGGTTATCGGTCTGCGTGGTCGCTGCGGGAGTGTCCATTGGCATCGTGGGTTCACGAGTCGGATGCGGGGTCGATGTGACCGCAGGCAGAGACGCCTCCTCAGCTCCACGATATCCCGGGAATTCGCAGGCTGAAAGCAGAAGCCAACATGTTAACAAGATCGTCAAGCCGGTTTTACGGATGTTCAAGGCGAACCTCCTTCGACGCTGCGTCTCTTTATATCCTAAATTGGGCAGGTTTGAAACTCGGCCTGCATGTATATTCGCGTAACTGCCCGTAGGTTGCCGCTGCATCCTGCCATGGAAATCGGACCGCTCCGGTTGTCCCGCAGAAACACATCAACCGCTCACCAATTCTTCATAAAACCTGAACATCACCTCGCTACACTCCTATCGGAATTCGTTAACCGGTACATCCATTCCGGATCAGCATGGGATGTAACCCAATCTACGGAGGTAAATTTATGAAGAGAATCAAGAAAACCGGGTGGATCGTCATGCTGCTCGTGGCCATCCTGATCGTCGCGGGCGCGTTGACGGCGTTCGCACAGGACGAAAAACCACCCCACCCACCGCACGGATGGCTCGACGGCGAAATTATCCTGGCCGTCTACGCCGAGGCGCTCGGGATCACCCCCGAGGAGGTCGAGGCCGCCTGGGCGGAGGGCAAGACGCTCACCGACCTGTGCGACGAACTCGGCCTCGACCTGGAGGAAACCCGCAGCCAGATCGATGATCGGCTGCAAACGCTGCGCGCGGAAGCCATCCAGCAAGCCGTCG
Proteins encoded:
- a CDS encoding WD40 repeat domain-containing protein, which encodes MNIRKTGLTILLTCWLLLSACEFPGYRGAEEASLPAVTSTPHPTREPTMPMDTPAATTQTDNQEPTQEPTPEPVPEEPAVIPIGIDNVEQLAVSTRIETGMKTIIAALDLSKDGRYLAISQWGDPEVDVRLWDFQEEQLLPPLDFHTAIVTDVAFSPDGEWLASCSQNGEVALWDVGSWELARSFSSYERGASALAFSPDGSLLAVGGQRNQLGVWRLADFERVNYFEQSNPFKVEKIVFTADGSRYFADTGYADVTVWNTADGELVKSFRGEACIGGFDLSSDESRLAYSSECSDAHEPHDPLARVAVRDVESGEALVYGDRKEDSTILVYTVDDTLIITNNRNRLRFWDAADGSLVYQIPTSAHYVEFMLSEDGSGLIVGGGSGDISVYEVESL